In Cytobacillus oceanisediminis, the following proteins share a genomic window:
- a CDS encoding DUF4240 domain-containing protein, with protein MAKKKLKITVSIGDVFAVIIPDGRYGAIRVADLNDNSYLIITTPYIGVEIPTIENEVLGDILLQNRFFFNKSRALIWLEGKVPKEIIYIGNIPFTDNKRKIICNSYGGKWDNSAGIEVFLEWRWEYDRENFEKEIREEEKRINEEHKKSQKPKKMMKDETFWSIISLLNFNDKNDEEEILEPAVNTLAKMSVKDIKEFEEALSHKLYLLDTKEHAKNIGEYSYDEETQDYFSADLFLYSRCSVITEGKECFELTIKNPQNMPKDNSFEPLLSLASEAYQRRTGKEFDYLTGCDYETFSNDSGWK; from the coding sequence ATGGCTAAGAAAAAATTAAAAATTACAGTATCAATTGGTGACGTTTTTGCTGTAATTATACCCGATGGTAGATATGGGGCTATTAGAGTTGCTGACCTCAATGACAATTCTTATCTTATTATCACAACCCCATATATTGGAGTAGAAATCCCAACTATTGAAAATGAAGTATTAGGTGATATTCTTCTTCAGAATCGCTTTTTTTTCAATAAAAGTCGTGCATTGATATGGCTTGAAGGGAAGGTACCTAAAGAGATTATTTACATTGGGAATATTCCTTTTACGGATAATAAAAGAAAAATAATATGTAACTCATATGGCGGGAAATGGGACAATTCTGCTGGAATAGAAGTTTTTTTAGAGTGGCGTTGGGAATATGATAGGGAAAACTTTGAGAAAGAAATTAGGGAAGAAGAAAAAAGAATTAATGAAGAACATAAGAAGTCACAAAAACCTAAGAAAATGATGAAAGATGAAACCTTTTGGTCAATTATTTCCCTACTTAATTTTAATGACAAAAATGATGAAGAAGAGATATTAGAACCCGCTGTTAACACATTGGCAAAAATGAGTGTAAAGGATATAAAAGAATTTGAAGAAGCCCTATCGCACAAGCTCTATTTGTTAGATACAAAAGAACACGCCAAAAACATAGGAGAATATTCATATGACGAAGAAACTCAAGACTATTTTTCTGCCGATTTATTCTTGTATTCTAGATGTTCAGTGATTACTGAAGGAAAAGAATGTTTTGAACTCACTATTAAAAATCCTCAAAATATGCCAAAGGATAATTCATTTGAACCTTTACTGTCTTTAGCATCTGAAGCATATCAAAGGAGAACTGGAAAAGAGTTTGATTATTTAACAGGTTGTGATTATGAAACCTTCTCAAACGATTCAGGATGGAAGTAA
- the istA gene encoding IS21 family transposase, whose amino-acid sequence MLAMSDINCIKHLRNKKGLSITKIKETLGINWRTAKKYADENQLPTSKIKQSKGMMYTEKWGEIVSDWLFEDSKLKKKLRRTSKQIFIELQTLGFKGSYRTVCYFISDWENSHSEELDKGHDRLEHPPSEAQVDFGVMEVVKVGEYMDVHVLVMSYPYSNAAFAVPLPSENQECFLQGLKVLFNQTEGVPRKIRIDNLTPAVKKVRSKTEEAKLTDAFIQFQNHYGFDVQVCNPRSGYEKGSVENKVGYIRYNFLTTSPIMNSFEELTETLRVHLQKDRQRLHYEKEVLIEDLWNQEKKFLLELPIEDYPIFKEIEAKVNKFNEAKLDNILVHIPRAANYPFIYFMLSWDKFKAVTPDGEILLEDFRPYMNRKRAIPWVSIFKDWIRKPRVVPYSRYQKYLPGRVNDYLLVDDLQVRKERLSELVNLLLTHDMKRINEEFYDLISGKNENPFGLDWSQYDSLAPIDRSDQK is encoded by the coding sequence ATGCTAGCAATGTCTGATATTAATTGTATCAAACACCTAAGAAACAAAAAAGGATTATCTATAACAAAGATCAAGGAAACTTTAGGGATTAATTGGAGGACAGCTAAGAAATACGCCGATGAGAATCAATTGCCTACATCAAAGATTAAACAATCCAAGGGGATGATGTATACAGAGAAGTGGGGTGAAATTGTATCAGATTGGCTTTTTGAAGATAGTAAGTTAAAGAAAAAGCTGCGTAGAACTAGTAAACAAATTTTTATAGAGCTTCAAACTCTTGGATTCAAAGGATCATACAGAACTGTGTGCTATTTTATATCTGATTGGGAGAATAGCCATAGTGAGGAACTTGATAAAGGACATGACCGATTAGAACATCCCCCTAGTGAAGCGCAAGTAGATTTTGGAGTAATGGAAGTTGTTAAAGTTGGCGAGTATATGGATGTTCATGTGTTAGTCATGTCGTATCCATATAGTAATGCAGCATTTGCAGTTCCACTGCCGTCTGAGAATCAAGAATGCTTTCTTCAAGGTCTTAAGGTTTTATTTAATCAAACTGAAGGGGTACCTAGAAAAATTAGAATTGATAACCTAACTCCAGCCGTAAAAAAAGTAAGATCAAAAACCGAAGAAGCAAAGTTGACCGATGCTTTTATCCAATTTCAAAATCATTATGGGTTTGATGTGCAAGTATGCAATCCACGTAGTGGGTATGAAAAAGGAAGCGTCGAAAATAAGGTGGGGTATATTCGATACAACTTTCTAACTACCTCACCAATAATGAACAGCTTTGAAGAATTAACAGAAACACTTCGTGTTCACCTCCAAAAAGATCGACAAAGGCTTCATTATGAGAAAGAAGTATTGATCGAAGATCTTTGGAATCAGGAGAAGAAGTTTTTATTGGAATTACCTATTGAAGATTATCCAATCTTTAAAGAGATAGAAGCAAAGGTAAATAAGTTCAATGAAGCAAAATTAGATAATATATTAGTCCATATTCCTAGAGCAGCGAATTATCCATTTATCTATTTCATGTTATCTTGGGATAAATTTAAAGCTGTAACTCCTGACGGAGAAATTCTTTTAGAAGACTTTAGACCCTATATGAATAGAAAACGCGCCATTCCTTGGGTTTCTATTTTCAAAGATTGGATTAGAAAGCCAAGAGTAGTGCCGTACTCTAGATACCAAAAGTATCTTCCTGGAAGAGTAAATGACTACCTGCTAGTTGATGATTTACAAGTACGGAAAGAGAGATTATCAGAGTTAGTCAATTTACTTTTGACACATGATATGAAAAGAATTAACGAGGAGTTTTATGATTTGATTTCAGGGAAGAATGAAAATCCCTTCGGGTTGGATTGGTCTCAATACGACTCCTTAGCTCCCATAGATAGGAGTGACCAAAAGTGA
- a CDS encoding tyrosine-type recombinase/integrase — translation MLLSTAWKSYEADKRIEGFSPYTLKAYGIQAKLLIGYFNDQKIDSVNTEGLKKYLVTQGKDLKPSSLAHRIRFMKSLFRWCHEEGHLSSNPAAKIKEPKAGKRIPKFLSEREIELLREACISPMEKALFELMFSTGCRIGEIAALDRNCINWSNRSAIVRGKGDKEREVYFNIRAELWLKRYIDSRQDKDPAIFVTERQPHRMSIAQMRYYIKKISARAGIDKEIHPHQLRHSYATHLLNNGAPVEVIQSLLGHEKSETTRIYAQLSGRLRQEFYQKYF, via the coding sequence TTGTTATTATCAACTGCGTGGAAATCCTATGAAGCTGATAAACGTATAGAAGGCTTTTCACCTTATACTTTAAAAGCATATGGAATCCAAGCGAAGCTGCTCATTGGTTATTTTAATGATCAGAAAATCGATAGTGTCAACACAGAAGGATTAAAGAAATATCTTGTTACTCAAGGCAAGGACTTAAAACCCTCAAGTTTGGCCCACAGAATTCGGTTTATGAAGTCATTGTTTCGCTGGTGTCACGAGGAAGGACATTTATCCAGTAATCCAGCAGCAAAGATCAAGGAACCTAAAGCCGGCAAGAGAATCCCAAAGTTTCTATCAGAAAGGGAGATTGAACTATTACGTGAAGCCTGTATCAGTCCTATGGAAAAGGCACTATTCGAATTGATGTTTTCTACTGGCTGTAGAATTGGAGAAATCGCTGCACTTGACCGCAATTGCATTAATTGGTCCAACCGCTCTGCCATCGTCAGGGGAAAGGGTGACAAGGAACGTGAAGTGTATTTTAATATTCGGGCTGAATTATGGCTTAAGCGATACATTGATAGCCGCCAGGATAAAGATCCGGCCATATTTGTAACAGAGAGACAGCCACACAGGATGAGTATTGCCCAAATGAGGTATTACATTAAGAAAATCTCAGCGCGTGCCGGCATAGATAAGGAAATTCATCCTCACCAACTCAGACACAGCTACGCCACTCATTTATTGAACAATGGAGCACCAGTAGAAGTCATTCAAAGCCTTTTGGGTCACGAGAAAAGCGAAACCACTAGGATTTATGCTCAACTAAGCGGAAGGCTCAGACAGGAGTTTTATCAGAAATACTTTTAA
- a CDS encoding Ger(x)C family spore germination protein, protein MVNRTALWMFVILLLSGCSLLPTNIVNEVGMIQAVGYDFADEGGIIGSVAIPIFKKDKSSTEVKSAFGHSSKEIRTKLTTETHFRLVSGQLRIALYGKDLAERGINDIIDTLNRDPFIGSIVQLAIVDGEAKDVLNLNKDKNDNISIYLQEMLDQNMEFGQLPKTNLQTFLFQLFQIGQDPYLPIIKNVNGSIRITGMAFFKYDKYITSIPMEDVYIFKTLLKKNRSNGQQTFMLENGDKVVLETLYSNPEYKVKIVHGRPEFTINLKMSTKLQEFSSSKKQRQSFDKKKYQKEVEQEVEKKAVTLLTQFKEQLVDPLGLGAKYKEHFRAFDEKQWDMYYPEVKVSVKANVEIQQTGTID, encoded by the coding sequence GTGGTTAACCGTACAGCACTCTGGATGTTTGTCATCCTATTATTATCAGGATGTTCCTTGCTCCCAACCAATATTGTGAATGAGGTTGGTATGATACAGGCTGTAGGCTATGATTTTGCTGATGAAGGAGGCATAATAGGGTCAGTTGCAATTCCAATTTTTAAAAAAGACAAGTCTTCAACTGAAGTCAAATCAGCATTCGGACATTCCAGTAAGGAAATTAGGACAAAGTTAACTACTGAAACACATTTTCGATTAGTAAGCGGTCAGCTTAGGATAGCTCTTTATGGAAAAGACCTGGCAGAAAGAGGGATTAATGATATTATAGATACTCTGAATCGGGATCCATTTATCGGGAGCATCGTTCAATTGGCTATCGTGGATGGAGAAGCTAAAGATGTATTAAACCTAAATAAGGATAAGAATGATAATATCTCCATTTATCTTCAAGAAATGCTGGATCAAAACATGGAGTTCGGGCAGCTGCCCAAAACCAATTTGCAGACTTTCTTATTTCAATTATTTCAAATTGGCCAAGACCCCTATTTACCAATAATAAAAAATGTAAATGGCAGCATCCGAATCACTGGAATGGCGTTTTTTAAATATGATAAATATATTACATCCATACCAATGGAAGACGTTTATATATTTAAAACATTACTAAAAAAAAACAGAAGTAATGGCCAGCAAACATTTATGCTTGAAAATGGAGATAAGGTGGTTCTGGAAACTCTTTATTCAAATCCCGAGTATAAAGTGAAAATCGTTCATGGAAGACCGGAGTTTACCATTAATCTTAAAATGAGCACTAAACTTCAGGAATTTTCTTCTTCTAAAAAACAAAGACAGTCTTTTGATAAGAAGAAATATCAAAAAGAGGTAGAACAGGAAGTAGAAAAAAAAGCTGTCACTCTCCTTACACAATTTAAGGAGCAGCTAGTTGATCCATTGGGTCTAGGAGCCAAATATAAGGAACACTTTCGTGCATTTGATGAAAAACAGTGGGACATGTATTATCCAGAAGTAAAAGTCTCTGTAAAAGCAAATGTTGAAATACAGCAAACAGGAACTATCGATTAA
- a CDS encoding restriction endonuclease codes for MASQYPYQKTISNTHLGVSKTIKGKTSVELDNKVKEQKEKWKIQVEKLKNKNKEEKDLLKAEALTKEANQLINDYRNLLLNSAKINHAVNWDNLLIKREFEPFVFKDVAPKLEEYFKKHKVPGTSFWEDLLPFIKNSRLKIEEAARLDYEREYRLYRDKKEKLYQKYLEEKSIFEAAKNNHNESIQKIKNGLIEGEKHAVFEHCDLVIRRAPLPNSFNPKFEIDYIKKLKSLIVDYTLPTPDRMPRVIEYKYIKTKKEITEKLMNQKELDSFYDHVIYQLSLKTIHELFSSDTHNNINTIVFNGIVHGTSPATGNDFTSCIITLSVGKEDYQPLNLERVNPKECFRKLKGLSIGALKDMAPVKPFMEFTKNENRFVESKDILIGVENIPNISKMPWEDFEHLVRGLFERMFSINGSEVRTTKASRDGGVDVIVYDPDPIRGGVFVVQAKRYNNVVPVSAVRDLYGTMINEGAAKGLLVTTSYFGNDSHKFVKDKPITLIDGSYLMELFQKHGYTVKIANE; via the coding sequence ATGGCATCACAGTATCCTTACCAAAAAACCATCTCCAACACTCATTTAGGAGTTAGCAAAACTATAAAAGGCAAAACTTCGGTTGAGTTAGATAACAAAGTAAAAGAACAAAAGGAAAAGTGGAAGATACAAGTGGAGAAATTAAAAAACAAAAATAAAGAGGAAAAGGATTTATTGAAAGCCGAAGCACTTACAAAGGAAGCGAATCAGTTAATTAATGATTACCGAAACTTACTTTTAAACTCGGCAAAAATAAACCATGCAGTAAACTGGGACAACCTTTTAATTAAAAGGGAGTTTGAACCATTCGTATTTAAGGATGTTGCACCAAAATTAGAAGAGTATTTTAAGAAGCACAAGGTACCAGGCACATCGTTTTGGGAAGATCTCTTACCATTTATAAAAAACTCCCGTCTTAAGATTGAGGAGGCTGCCAGATTAGATTATGAAAGGGAATATCGCCTCTATAGAGATAAGAAGGAAAAGTTATATCAAAAATACCTAGAAGAGAAGTCAATTTTTGAAGCGGCTAAAAACAACCATAATGAATCAATTCAAAAAATTAAAAATGGTCTTATTGAAGGGGAAAAACATGCAGTTTTTGAACATTGCGATTTAGTCATAAGGAGAGCACCTTTACCGAACAGCTTTAATCCAAAGTTTGAGATTGATTATATAAAGAAACTGAAATCCTTAATTGTTGATTATACGCTTCCCACGCCTGATAGGATGCCAAGAGTTATTGAATACAAATACATCAAAACTAAAAAGGAAATCACTGAAAAATTAATGAATCAGAAAGAATTAGATTCATTTTATGATCATGTCATTTACCAATTGTCGTTAAAGACAATCCATGAACTTTTTAGTAGTGATACTCATAACAACATTAATACCATTGTTTTTAATGGAATTGTTCACGGGACAAGCCCAGCTACTGGCAATGATTTTACGTCCTGCATTATAACTCTAAGTGTTGGGAAAGAGGATTATCAACCTTTAAATTTAGAAAGAGTGAACCCTAAAGAGTGTTTTCGAAAGTTAAAGGGTCTTTCAATTGGTGCATTAAAAGACATGGCACCTGTGAAACCCTTTATGGAATTTACAAAAAACGAAAATAGATTTGTTGAATCCAAAGACATTTTAATAGGGGTGGAAAATATCCCAAATATCTCTAAAATGCCCTGGGAAGACTTTGAGCATCTAGTACGTGGTCTATTTGAGCGAATGTTTTCTATTAATGGGAGCGAAGTAAGAACCACAAAAGCGAGCAGGGATGGCGGAGTGGATGTAATTGTCTATGATCCTGATCCAATTCGTGGAGGAGTATTTGTTGTACAAGCTAAAAGATATAATAATGTTGTACCAGTTTCCGCTGTAAGGGACCTTTATGGAACCATGATTAATGAGGGTGCTGCAAAGGGATTATTAGTGACCACTAGTTATTTTGGAAACGATAGCCATAAATTTGTGAAGGACAAGCCTATTACCCTAATTGATGGTTCATATTTAATGGAACTTTTCCAAAAACATGGTTATACCGTAAAAATAGCCAATGAATAA
- a CDS encoding GerAB/ArcD/ProY family transporter, whose amino-acid sequence MKVSIRHQVSPYLVFFIIYNSQVGVGILSFQRTIAEKAGYDAWINVLSAGCLVQVFIWVMYKLLEKANGDIIDVHTAAFGKLLGKFLSFFIISYYALASVSVMLEFIKIIQVWMFPTIPSLVISALILILVYYCISGGFRVVVGMSFLSFIFPQIFILVLYIFPLKIAQFSNLLPIMNHSLKDMLESLKSSMYTIAGTEALLMFYPFIRNPDESKKFAHLGVLFTTLLYTISSIVSFTFYSEEQLKTTIWPELSLIKIIKLSYLERFEYLYISMYLIIVTALISLLLWCSSRGLKKIFNMKQKYALLTLILVSILLCQLTNEQFKEMLDNYITHMNLYVFYVYIPLLLLYFTLFKRGNQSG is encoded by the coding sequence TTGAAAGTAAGTATAAGGCACCAGGTCTCACCATATTTAGTCTTCTTTATCATTTACAACTCACAGGTCGGTGTTGGAATTTTAAGTTTTCAGAGAACAATTGCCGAGAAAGCAGGATATGATGCATGGATTAATGTCCTGTCTGCAGGGTGTCTGGTTCAGGTCTTTATTTGGGTCATGTATAAACTGTTAGAAAAAGCAAATGGGGATATTATTGATGTGCACACTGCTGCTTTCGGCAAGTTACTTGGAAAATTCTTAAGTTTTTTCATTATCAGCTATTATGCTTTAGCAAGTGTATCTGTCATGCTGGAATTCATAAAAATCATTCAAGTTTGGATGTTTCCAACAATACCATCCTTGGTCATATCAGCCTTGATTCTAATACTCGTTTATTATTGTATTTCAGGAGGATTCCGAGTCGTCGTCGGTATGTCCTTTTTATCTTTTATTTTTCCGCAAATATTTATATTGGTACTATATATTTTCCCTTTAAAAATTGCTCAATTTTCTAATTTGCTTCCCATTATGAATCACTCACTTAAGGACATGCTGGAATCCCTTAAAAGCTCGATGTACACCATAGCCGGAACAGAGGCATTATTAATGTTCTATCCGTTTATCCGGAATCCTGATGAATCCAAAAAGTTTGCTCATCTTGGTGTACTTTTTACTACTCTGCTCTATACCATATCCTCTATTGTTTCTTTCACCTTTTATAGTGAAGAGCAATTAAAAACGACAATCTGGCCTGAGCTTTCACTTATAAAAATAATAAAGTTGTCTTATTTGGAACGATTTGAATACTTATATATCTCCATGTATTTAATTATTGTAACGGCTTTGATATCACTTTTATTATGGTGTTCAAGCAGAGGTTTAAAGAAGATATTTAATATGAAGCAAAAGTATGCTTTACTGACCCTTATTTTAGTAAGTATATTGCTGTGTCAATTAACAAACGAACAATTTAAAGAGATGTTGGATAATTATATTACTCATATGAATTTGTACGTCTTTTATGTTTATATCCCTCTGCTCCTGCTTTATTTTACTTTGTTTAAAAGGGGGAATCAAAGTGGTTAA
- a CDS encoding DUF7677 family protein has translation MYIEIPSSLEQAYAIFTNVIEMDD, from the coding sequence TTGTATATTGAAATACCAAGCTCATTAGAGCAAGCTTATGCCATCTTTACAAATGTGATCGAGATGGATGATTAA
- a CDS encoding alpha/beta fold hydrolase: MTYWETKTINTARGNFEVFVKGEGNPICVTHHYSEFNHTGDYFADSLTENNTVYLVNLKEAGNSSKAHEAHELSMFDAVYDLEAIREALGYAKWTFAGHSTGGMIGVIYGIHFSMSLTSLIIVGAAARKYANSSSECIYHPDHPHFDRMQHLIETLKRSDLTPSERERFSKERTKLSLFHPDKYDKYFSLGIHKKMSAPRMNFFIREEMIFDVTRELGKISTNTLILSGRYDVQCPHSFSIEMNKLIPKSQLVVFNESNHYPFLEEKSLFRQVISTYLKETVPY, translated from the coding sequence ATGACCTACTGGGAAACGAAAACAATTAATACCGCACGCGGAAACTTTGAGGTCTTTGTTAAAGGAGAGGGTAATCCAATTTGCGTCACTCATCACTATTCGGAGTTTAATCATACAGGTGATTACTTTGCAGATTCTTTGACAGAGAATAATACGGTCTACCTTGTGAATTTAAAAGAAGCTGGAAATTCAAGTAAGGCTCATGAGGCTCATGAGTTGAGTATGTTTGATGCTGTTTATGACCTTGAAGCAATCCGAGAGGCGTTGGGGTATGCCAAATGGACATTTGCCGGGCACTCGACAGGAGGTATGATAGGAGTCATCTACGGTATTCATTTTTCTATGTCTCTTACTTCACTAATAATTGTGGGGGCAGCTGCCAGGAAATATGCTAATTCATCCTCTGAATGTATCTATCATCCAGATCATCCACACTTTGACCGAATGCAGCACCTTATTGAGACTTTAAAACGCTCTGATTTAACACCTAGCGAAAGGGAGCGATTCTCAAAAGAGAGAACTAAACTGTCCCTTTTTCACCCGGATAAATATGATAAATACTTTTCTTTAGGCATACATAAAAAGATGTCTGCCCCAAGAATGAACTTTTTTATTAGGGAAGAAATGATTTTTGATGTAACCCGTGAGTTAGGAAAGATCTCAACTAATACTTTAATATTGAGTGGCCGATATGATGTGCAATGTCCGCATTCTTTCTCCATAGAAATGAATAAGTTAATACCAAAATCACAACTAGTTGTTTTTAATGAAAGCAATCATTACCCTTTCCTTGAAGAAAAGTCGTTGTTTAGACAAGTCATCTCAACTTACTTAAAAGAAACGGTTCCTTATTGA
- a CDS encoding MEMO1 family protein, whose translation MKLLKAIILTIIVVIVVWYAIDFIRYSNFDEKKKIAEVNGDTIVLSVIKVEPDASYMLLEVKVTDETKISGFGPKALFVNNIEDLKHGQKVRVWYNTNADNENIAEKVVVYNLFNFY comes from the coding sequence TTGAAATTACTTAAAGCGATAATACTAACAATTATAGTAGTTATTGTAGTCTGGTATGCTATTGATTTTATTAGGTATAGTAATTTTGATGAAAAGAAAAAAATAGCCGAAGTTAATGGAGATACGATAGTGCTATCGGTTATTAAAGTTGAACCAGATGCCTCGTATATGCTTTTAGAAGTAAAAGTTACAGATGAAACTAAAATATCAGGCTTTGGTCCAAAAGCCCTCTTTGTAAACAACATTGAAGACTTAAAACATGGTCAGAAAGTAAGAGTTTGGTATAACACAAATGCTGATAATGAGAATATAGCTGAAAAAGTGGTAGTTTATAACTTATTTAATTTCTATTAA